One region of Desmodus rotundus isolate HL8 chromosome 11, HLdesRot8A.1, whole genome shotgun sequence genomic DNA includes:
- the CASP8AP2 gene encoding CASP8-associated protein 2 isoform X2: protein MPGRPRCAERIPGYLRAGRVRKLQPESGSYGAAEEEAAWRGSASNGGGRRPGSQRVEESSGVGEGWARLMLGARRWQLSKGNRTMAADDDNGDGTSLFDVFSASPLKNNDEGSLDIYAGLDSAVSDSPSKSCVPSRNCLDLYEEILTEEGTAKEATYNDLQVKYGKCQLQMKELMKKFKEIQTQNFSLKNENQSLKKNISALIKTARMEISRKDEEISNLHQRLSEFPHFRNNRKTARTSDTVKTKDLTSKSCLLDDCARTDHRNVKCDASKDGHHSTSLPNIEKEVKLHLEKKSTLQLPTSSEKHCTNGIWSRSHYRVGEGSSNEDNRRGKKDVGYSQYSRGTDRIRKDLNGSSGDGEPRNIEASQRLQGRPEKYGKGEPKAESKSSKFKSNTDLDYKNERFGCFWQKETFRERSHTRVESQSDRKLQRQNERLQNANKKELKSQDKEDRKVDQKPKSIVKDHDYWRRSERASLPYSKKDIKSHNSSKYLLEERRGRGDGKRDRGVSNHSFQEGRCSSSLSTSRTHKHIDSKEVNGVHQRENTPLEAERHRTEDKRKREQESKEENRYMRNEKRTPTGHLQKTNKETKETTADLKRQNGLKNDKGEVSLDVSEVPDNKDLAIKAESGTSETKNKDLKLSFMEKLNLTLSPAKKQPIPQDNQHKITNTPQPSDMCDLESLVQDKTVTCVPSVSEHSTEETKLTLLEPKDALGAAASEPRTRIPEMKMEEENSLLVKSVENTMHCDLPICGTETSFSAPVEMEQTESLFPSTEMEQTIHGARAAVPVIMDILQTNVSQNFVLELDTKRNDVLNSCSISEDKEMKEAFSTKVAKSNEGILQPSAGVLPAVLLEVDDPKLEPSVEDTPLVENKSCHLESCLPKETLESSLQHTELTEHRMEIGETNSVYQDENSVLSIDLNHLRPIPEVISPLNSPVRPVAKVLRLESPSRVPLNNNHKDVFPPNSANSTSKSQSDLNKENQKPICKSVKFTEADSHKNSSLDELEEGEIISDSENSKQQKSFEENAKPRVSTETQNRRTSPGSRESTGHLDKDSRETSIKTQQTKRKWNKRQSESSRSSKTEKKDKTMSTSVLEKIVPIIAVPSSIREVMHMLRMIRKHVRKNYMKFKVKFPLKQFHRIIESAILSFTSLIKHLDLSKISKSMTTLQKNLCDVIESKLKQVKKNGIVDRLFEQQLPDMKKKAWKFVDEQLDYLFAKLKKILIKYCDFTNFGSDSDEGKFEKTKKKTQSNCQKRNAVNSCKEMLKEKSSKSEDSIYNRSSLECKKFEEKHQDQNNSNINTVKHDIKKSFNTCFDNIKCSQSEEHSLELKCLNTPKPGKMEGSTIEDTQTSQLAALKSERCFEILTEQQASSLTFNLVSDAQMGEIFKSLLQGSDLLDNNVNCNEKNEWELKTPEKQLLESLKCESIPACTTEELVSDVVSPCPKMISDDNWSLLSSEKVPSLSSGLSLPVHPDVLDESCMFEVSTNIALSKDNVCSSEKSKPCISSILLEDLAVSLTVPSPLKSDGHLSFLKPEVLSSSTPEEVISAHFSEDALLEEEDASEQDIHLALESDNSSSKSSSSWTSRSVTPGFQYHPNLPMHAVIMEKSNDHFIVKIRHTAPSTSTSLTQNMVAGESLASLPRVGKEADDAAEKECISTQDTVFKSVEELKHSSENVDSNKLAHEEQGCMIQTQVPDIYEFLKDASGKVGHSNQVAGECLKLHQVWEPKVPESIAELTSMEDIPQSVEGHLPNTYVDLTKDPVTETKNLGEFIEVAVLNMNQLGCSGSNLNQNVQILDNVQPDTVDAFIDLTQDVSCESKSEDNHPALVVGHLGCQVFCVDEENCKEGKVQVASKPSESMVEEAYIDLTSDSPNSCEVKKDLRSELASTSDSSELPTTLDNAHKKRKNLSNLNHYYQKKQRKETDLTSKEKTKKITPNSSENGEAHRRKASKKKAPAVTKDPSLLKASPGIKDPPAASGISPINLSANNIIKKKGEIIVSWTRNDDREILMECQKSGPSMKTFSYVAAKLNKNSSQVSERFQQLLKLFEKSKCR, encoded by the exons ATGCCAGGGAGACCTCGCTGTGCCGAAAGGATTCCGGGCTATCTCAGAGCTGGCAGGGTGCGTAAGTTGCAGCCGGAGTCTGGTTCCTACGGGGCTGCTGAGGAAGAAGCTGCATGGCGAGGTAGTGCCTCGAATGGAGGCGGGCGGCGTCCGGGGAGCCAGAGAGTGGAAGAGAGCAGCGGAGTCGGTGAGGGCTGGGCGCGCCTGATGCTCGGGGCCCGCAG atGGCAACTATCAAAAGGAAATAGGACCATGGCAGCAGATGATGACAATGGTGATGGAACAAGTTTATTTGATGTCTTCTCTG catctcctcttaaaaataatgatgaaggTTCTTTGGACATATATGCTGGGTTGGATAGTGCTGTTTCTG acaGTCCTTCCAAATCCTGTGTACCATCCAGAAATTGTTTGGATTTATATGAAGAAATTCTTACTGAAGAAGGAACTGCAAAGGAGGCAACATATAATGAT TTGCaagtaaaatatggaaaatgtcAGCTACAAATGAAAGAACTAATGAAAAAGTTTAAGGAAATACAGACACAG AATTTcagcttaaaaaatgaaaaccagtcCCTTAAGAAGAATATTTCAGCACTTATCAAAACTGCTAGAATGGAAATAAGCCGCAAGGATGAAGAAATAAGTAATCTTCATCAAAG aTTGTCTGAGTTTCCACATTTTCGAAATAATCGTAAAACTGCACGGACATCAGATACAGTTAAAACAAAAGATCTTACATCCAAATCTTGCCTTTTGGATGATTGTGCAAGGACTGATCACAGAAATGTGAAATGTGATGCTTCTAAAGATGGACATCATAGCACTTCACTGCCAAATAtcgaaaaggaagtaaaattgcATTTGGAAAAAAAGAGCACTTTGCAATTGCCTACCTCTAGTGAAAAACACTGCACCAATGGCATTTGGTCACGTTCCCATTATCGAGTTGGTGAGGGTAGCTCAAATGAGGAtaacagaagagggaaaaaagatgtTGGATATAGCCAATATAGTAGAGGAACTGATAGAATACGAAAAGACTTAAACGGTAGCAGTGGTGATGGTGAACCAAGGAATATAGAGGCTAGTCAAAGGCTACAGGGACGTCCTGAGAAATATGGTAAAGGTGAACCAAAGGCAGAAAGCAAAAGTTCAAAGTTTAAAAGTAACACAGATTTGGATTATAAAAATGAACGTTTTGGCTGTTTCTGGCAGAAAGAGACCTTTAGAGAGAGATCACATACTCGAGTAGAATCTCAAAGTGACAGAAAACTACAAAGGCAAAATGAAAGAttacaaaatgcaaataaaaaagaacttaaatcacaagacaaagaagacagaaaagttgATCAAAAACCTAAATCAATAGTAAAAGACCATGATTATTGGAGAAGATCTGAACGGGCATCTCTTCCTTATTCCAAGAAAGATATAAAATCTCATAATTCAAGTAAATATCTTctagaagagagaagaggaaggggagatggTAAAAGAGACAGGGGTGTGAGTAATCATAGTTTTCAAGAAGGAAGATGTTCATCCTCTCTTTCAACCAGTAGAACTCATAAACACATTGACTCTAAGGAAGTTAATGGTGTGCACCAACGGGAAAACACACCTTTAGAAGCAGAAAGGCATAGAACTGAAGAtaagaggaaaagagaacaagaaagCAAGGAGGAAAACAGGtatatgagaaatgaaaaaagaacaccTACAGGACATTTGCAGAAGACTAACAAGGAAACTAAGGAAACCACTGCTGATTTAAAGAGACAGAATGGACTGAAAAATGATAAAGGTGAAGTCTCATTAGATGTTTCTGAAGTCCCAGATAACAAAGACCTTGCAATTAAAGCTGAAAGTGGtacaagtgaaacaaaaaacaaagacttaAAATTGAGTTTTATGGAAAAGTTAAACTTAACTCTTTCTCCTGCTAAAAAGCAGCCTATTCCTCAGGATAATCAGCATAAAATAACCAATACTCCCCAACCCAGTGACATGTGTGATTTGGAGTCCTTGGTACAGGATAAAACAGTGACATGTGTTCCCTCTGTGAGTGAACATAGTACTGAGGAAACCAAATTAACGTTATTGGAACCAAAAGATGCTCTTGGAGCAGCAGCATCTGAACCCAGGACTAGAATtccagaaatgaaaatggaagaagaaaatagtTTGTTAGTTAAATCTGTTGAGAATACTATGCATTGTGACTTGCCCATTTGTGGTACAGAGACCTCCTTCTCAGCACCTGTGGAAATGGAACAAACAGAATCTTTGTTTCCATCAACAGAAATGGAGCAAACCATTCATGGTGCAAGGGCAGCAGTTCCAGTGATAATGGACATATTACAGACAAATGTTTCTCAAAACTTTGTCTTGGAATTAGATACCAaaagaaatgatgttttaaattcTTGTAGTATTTCTGAAGATAAGGAAATGAAGGAGGCTTTTTCAACAAAAGTGGCCAAATCCAATGAAGGCATTTTACAGCCTTCAGCTGGTGTTTTGCCTGCAGTCCTTTTAGAAGTTGATGACCCAAAGTTGGAGCCTTCTGTTGAAGATACACCATTGGTTGAGAATAAGTCTTGTCATTTGGAGTCTTGCTTACCTAAAGAGACTCTAGAATCTTCACTCCAGCACACTGAGTTAACAGAGCACAGAATGGAAATTGGTGAAACAAACTCAGTGTATCAGGATGAGAACTCAGTCCTGAGCATTGACCTTAATCACCTGAGACCTATTCCAGAAGTCATTAGTCCTCTGAATAGTCCAGTGAGACCTGTAGCAAAAGTACTTAGACTGGAAAGCCCTTCTCGAGTTCCATTAAATAATAACCATAAAG ATGTGTTTCCACCAAATTCAGCTAATTCTACCTCCAAGAGTCAGTCTGACCTCAACAAGGAAAATCAGAAACCAATTTGCAAATCTGTCAAGTTTACAGAAGCAGACTCCCATAAGAATTCTTCTTTAGATGAATTAGAAGAAGGAGAAATTATAAGTGACAGTGAAAACTCTAAGCAACAAAAAAGTTTTGAAGAAAATGCCAAACCTAGAGTTTCTACTGAAACGCAGAACAGAAGAACTAGCCCAGGAAGTAGGGAAAGTACTGGACATTTGGATAAGGACAGTAGGGAAACATCTATAAAAACTCAGCAGacaaaaaggaaatggaataaaAGACAAAGTGAATCCAGTAGGTCTtcaaaaacagagaagaaagataaaacaatGAGCACCTCTGTCCTGGAAAAAATAGTTCCAATTATTGCTGTACCCTCTTCTATACGAGAGGTTATGCACATGTTACGAATGATAagaaaacatgtaagaaaaaactATATGAAATTCAAGGTAAAATTTCCATTGAAACAATTTCATAGAATTATTGAGTCAGCAATTTTAAGTTTTACATCACTCATTAAACACCTTGACTTATCTAAAATCTCTAAGTCAATGACAACTTTACAGAAGAATCTTTGTGATGTTATAGAATCCAAACTTAAGCAAGTTAAAAAGAATGGCATAGTGGATCGCTTATTTGAACAGCAACTAccagatatgaaaaaaaaagcatggaaATTTGTAGATGAACAACTTGATTATTTGTTTGCAAAGCTTaagaaaatcttaataaaatactGTGATTTCACAAACTTTGGTAGTGACAGTGATGAAGGGAAatttgaaaaaactaaaaagaaaacacaatcaaATTGTCAGAAGAGAAATGCAGTCAACTCCTGCAAAGAAATGTTGAAAGAGAAATCCTCAAAATCAGAAGATTCTATTTATAATAGATCTTCACTGGAATGTAAAAAGTTTGAGGAAAAGCATCAAGACCAAAATAACTCCAATATTAACACAGTAAAGCATgatattaaaaaaagttttaacacTTGCTTTGATAATATTAAGTGCTCTCAATCTGAAGAGCACTCCTTGGAACTAAAATGTCTGAACACCCCAAAGCCAGGAAAAATGGAAGGCAGCACGATAGAGGATACGCAGACTTCTCAGCTTGCAGCTTTGAAGTCAGAACGCTGTTTTGAGATTCTTACTGAACAGCAAGCATCTAGCCTCACTTTTAATTTAGTGAGTGATGCACAGATgggtgaaatatttaaaagtttgttGCAAGGTTCTGATCTTTTGGACAACAATGTTAattgtaatgaaaaaaatgagtggGAGTTAAAGACTCCAGAGAAACAGCTGCTAGAAAGTCTTAAGTGTGAATCTATACCAGCTTGTACAACAGAAGAGCTGGTTTCTGATGTAGTTTCTCCATGTCCTAAAATGATTAGTGATGATAATTGGTCATTATTATCATCTGAGAAAGTTCCATCTCTGTCTTCAGGGCTTTCGTTGCCAGTTCATCCTGATGTACTGGATGAAAGTTGTATGTTCGAAGTGTCCACTAACATAGCGTTAAGTAAAGATAATGTATGTAGTTCAGAAAAGAGCAAGCCCTGCATTTCTTCCATACTTCTTGAAGATCTAGCAGTATCTTTAACAGTGCCATCACCTCTGAAGTCAGATGGTCATCTCAGTTTCTTAAAGCCTGAAGTTTTGTCTAGTTCAACTCCTGAAGAAGTTATTAGTGCCCATTTTAGTGAAGATGCCTTACTTGAGGAAGAAGATGCATCTGAACAAGATATTCACTTAGCTTTGGAGTCTGATAATTCAAGCAGCAAATCCAGTTCATCGTGGACAAGTCGGTCTGTTACTCCAGGCTTTCAGTACCACCCTAATCTACCCATGCATGCTGTCATAATGGAAAAGTCAAATGATCATTTCATTGTAAAAATACGGCACACGGCACCATCTACCTCTACTAGTCTTACACAGAATATGGTGGCTGGTGAGTCTTTGGCATCTTTGCCCAGAGTGGGAAAGGAAGCTGATGATGCAGCAGAGAAGGAATGTATTTCAACTCAGGACACAGTTTTTAAATCTGTGGAGGAATTGAAACATTCCAGTGAAAACGTTGACAGCAACAAATTAGCTCATGAAGAGCAGGGCTGTATGATACAAACACAGGTTCCTGATATATATGAATTCCTTAAAGATGCTTCAGGTAAAGTGGGTCATAGTAATCAAGTGGCTGGTGAATGCTTGAAGTTGCATCAAGTATGGGAACCAAAAGTACCTGAAAGCATTGCAGAATTGACTTCAATGGAAGACATTCCACAATCTGTTGAGGGCCATCTTCCAAACACATACGTAGACCTAACAAAAGATCCAGTCACTGAGACTAAAAACTTGGGGGAGTTCATAGAAGTAGCAGTTTTAAATATGAATCAGTTGGGATGTTCTGGAAGCAATTTAAATCAGAATGTGCAAATCTTAGATAATGTGCAGCCTGATACTGTAGATGCTTTTATTGATTTGACACAAGATGTTTCATGTGAGAGTAAAAGTGAAGATAACCATCCTGCTTTAGTAGTTGGACACTTGGGGTGTCAGGTGTTTTGTGTAGATGAAGAGAACTGTAAGGAAGGAAAGGTGCAAGTGGCAAGCAAGCCTTCAGAAAGCATGGTTGAGGAAGCCTATATTGATTTGACCTCGGACTCTCCTAATTCATGTGAAGTAAAAAAGGATTTAAGATCAGAACTGGCATCAACTTCTGATAGTTCAGAGTTGCCCACAACTTTGGATAATGctcacaaaaagagaaaaaaccttTCTAATCTAAATCATTATTAccagaagaaacagagaaaggaaacagacttaaccagtaaggaaaagacaaagaaaattacCCCAAATTCTAGTGAGAATGGTGAAGCTCACCGAAGAAAAGCCAGTAAGAAAAAGGCCCCTGCAGTGACTAAAGATCCTTCATTGTTAAAGGCAAGCCCAGGCATTAAGGACCCACCAGCAGCATCTGGCATTTCTCCTATAAACCTTTCTGCAAAtaatatcattaaaaagaaaggagaaattataGTTTCGTGGACAAG AAATGATGACCGGGAAATTTTAATGGAGTGTCAGAAAAGTGGGCcatcaatgaaaacattttcttatgtAGCTGCCAAGTTGAATAAAAATTCATCTCAG GTCTCAGAAAGATTCCAGCAGCTATTGAAGCTCTTTGAAAAGTCAAAATGCAGGTAG